The genomic region GCGCTCGCCGAGCTCGACGACCCGTTCACCCGGGCCGCCGTGACCGCCGAGCGGTCCCTGCTCGCCGCCCTGGAGGCCGGCTGCAGTGCACCTGTGGGTGCGCTCGCCGACCTTCTGGCCGACGGGCAGACTGTCAAGGAAATGCGCCTGCGCGGCGTCGTCGGCACAACCGACGGCTCGACGCTGGTGCAGTTGTCCACCACCGGTCCCGTGCCCGAGACACATGACCAAGCAATGGCGCTCGGCCGTGAACTCGCCGCCGAGATGCTTGCCAAGGGCGCGGCCGGTCTGATGGGGGAGCGAGCACATTGAGCCCCACCACCCTTCCCGCCGGCCTCGAACTCGGGCACGTCACCTTCCTTGGTGCCGGACCCGGGGATCCGGGACTGCTGACTCTGCGCGCCGTGGAGGCGCTGGCGAACGCGGATGTCCTGGTCGCCGAACCCGAAGTGATCGACGTCGTCCGCACGCACGCCAGACGAAACGTCACCGTGCTCGACACCGATACGGGCCCGAGCCCGGACACGCCTCAGCTAACGGTGGTTGACGGTTCGTCAACCACCTCCGGCGTCCCCGCGTCGAAGGACGCGGCCAATATTGTCATGGAGGCTGCGCGGGGTGGCAGGCGGGTCGTCCGTGCCGTCTCGGGCGACCCCGGGCTCGACGCGTACGCCGCCGAGGAGATGCTCGCCTGCGCTGCCGCGGGTGTGCCCTTCGAGGTCGTACCCGGTGTCGCCGCCGCTGTCGGGGTGCCCGCGTATGCGGGTGTGCCGTTGCGGGACGCCCAGGGGGCGGACGTGCGGTTCGTGGATGCCCGTACGGCGTCCGGGCGTTGCTGGACCGAGGTCGGGGCGTCGGACGGGACCGTTGTTGTCTCGGCGACCCTTGATTCTGTGGGTGCTGCGGCTGGGGAGCTGGTCGCTGCGGGGCGTAAGCCCGATACGCCGATGACCGTCACCGTTGCTGGTACCACTACGCGGCAGCGGACCTGGGCCGCCACGCTCGGGACCATCGCGCAGACGCTGAAGCAGGCCAAGGTGCTGCCCTCGCCCGAGGGGCGGCGGCCGGTGATAGCCGTGGTCGGTGAGCGTTCCGCCGCTGCCCAGCGCGACCAGTTGTCGTGGTTCGAGTCCAAGCCGCTGTTCGGCTGGAAGGTGCTCGTGCCGCGTACGAAGGAGCAGGCGGCTTCGCTCTCCGACCAGTTGCGGTCGTACGGGGCCGTGCCGCACGAGGTGCCGACGATCGCCGTCGAGCCGCCGCGGACGCCTCAGCAGATGGAGCGGGCCGTGAAGGGGCTCGTGACCGGGCGGTACGAGTGGATCGCCTTCACGTCGGTGAACGCGGTCAAGGCCGTGCGGGAGAAGTTCGAGGAGTACGGGCTTGATGCTCGGGCCTTTGCCGGGATCAAGGTCGCGGCTGTGGGGGAGCAGACTGCCAAGGCGTTGGTCGCCTTTGGTGTGAAGCCGGATCTGGTGCCCAGTGGGGAGCAGTCGGCTGCCGGGTTGTTGGAGGACTGGCCTCCTTACGATCCCGTTTTTGATCCGATCGATCGGGTGTTCCTGCCGCGGGCCGATATTGCCACGGAGACGTTGGTGGCTGGGTTGATCGAGCTTGGGTGGGAGGTTGATGACGTTACGGCCTATCGGACTGTGCGTGCTTCACCGCCTCCTGCTGAGACCCGTGAGGCGATCAAGGGTGGTGGGTTCGACGCTGTTCTTTTTACGTCGTCCAGCACTGTGCGGAACCTGGTGGGTATCGCCGGGAAGCCTCACAACGTGACCGTCATTGCCTGTATCGGGCCTGCCACGGCCAAGACCGCCGAGGAGCATGGGCTGCGGGTCGATGTCATGGCTCCGGAGCCGTCTGTGCATCGGCTGGCCGAGGCGTTGGCGGACTTCGGGTTGCGGCGGCGGGCTGCGGCTGTTGAGGCCGGGGATCCTGTTACCCGGCCCAGTGAGCGGCGGCCTGGGTCTCGGAGGCGGCGTACCACGTAGGTGGGCGGGGGCTCGTTGCGTTGCGTTGGGTTGCGTTGTGGTTTGGCGTGCGCGGCGCGTTGTCCTGGGGCGCGGGCCGTGCCGGTACGTCGAGCCCGCCGCTTTCCGGGTGTACGGCTGCGGTTTCTAGGGTTCCGATTACTGGAGGAGCCCTACGCGGCGGGCTTCGACGTACCGGCACGGCCCGCTCCCGTGGGTTGTGCGGCTGCGGCTGCGGGTGGGGGTGGGGTGTGGATCCGTGGTGTGCGGGGTGCGGTTGCGCCGACGGTGCGTCGGCAAAGGTGGGGTCGGGGCGGGCGTAGTTTTGGTTTATGACGACTTACGGATCCTTTCCCGGCAGTCGGCCGCGGCGGCTGCGGACCAACCCCGTGATGCGGCGCATGGTTGCCGAGACCCGGTTGCATCCCGCTGACTTCATCCTTCCCGCGTTCGTGCGTGAGGGCGTCAGTGAGGCTGTGCCCATTGCGGCCATGCCGGGCGTTGTGCAGCACACCCGGGACAGTCTGAAGAAGGCTGCCGCGGAGGCCGTGGCGGCGGGGATCTCCGGGATCATGCTGTTCGGTGTTCCGGAGGAGTCGAAGAAGGACGCGGTGGGGACGCCGGGGACCGATCCGGACGGGATTCTGCAGGTCGCTCTGCGGGATGTGCGGGCCGAGGTCGGCGATGAGTTGTTGGTGATGTCCGATCTGTGTCTTGACGAGACCACTGATCATGGGCATTGCGGGGTGTTGGACGGTCAGGGGCGCGTTGACAACGACGCGACCCTGGAGCGGTATGCCGAGATGGCTCAGGTGCAGGCCGATGCCGGGGCCCATGTGGTGGGGCCCAGCGGGATGATGGACGGCCAGATCGGCGTCGTTCGCGATGCCCTTGATCAGATCGGGCGGGAGGACGTGGCGATTCTGGCGTACACCGCCAAGTACTCGTCCGCCTTCTACGGGCCCTTCCGGGAAGCCGTCGCCTCGTCGTTGAAGGGCGACCGGAAGACCTATCAGCAGGATCCCGCCAATGTGCGTGAGTCCCTGCGGGAGTTGGCCCTTGATCTGGAAGAGGGCGCCGACATGGTGATGGTGAAGCCGGCCGGACCGTATCTGGACGTTCTGGCGCGGGTCGCCGATGCCGTGGACGTGCCGGTCGCCGCCTATCAGATCTCCGGTGAGTACTCCATGGTCGAGGCCGCCGCCGAGAAGGGCTGGATCGACCGGGATCGGGCGATCCTGGAGACGCTCACCGGGATCAAGCGGGCCGGGGCGCGGAACATCCTCACGTACTGGGCGGTCGAGGTGGCGCAGAAGCTGCGCTGACCGCTCACCTGGTGTCACCAGGTGAGGGCGTCCGCCATCGTCTGCTGCCAGTACGAGACCGCGATCGAGCTGTCCACGTACACGCCCTCGGTGGGCAGCTTGGGGTTGGTCGAGGTTCCCGTGCTCGTGTTGAGGAAGACCGTGAGCGACTTGGCCGTGTAGCCGTGGGAGCCGCTGCCGTCCGCCGCCGAGAGGCGCACGCCCGCGTAGCCCGACTCGCCCGGGGCCAGTGTGACCACCGCCTGCGGCTGGGACTCCTTGAAGGCCGGCGGGACCGACTGTGCCTCGTCGAAGCGGACGGCCGGGTAGTACGGCAGCGTGCAGTTCTTCGTGCCCGTGTTGGTGACGGTGAGGAGAAGGTGGTTCAGGGGGCGGGAGACCACCGTCGCGGACGAGCGGATGGTGGTGCAGGCCGACAGCTTGGCGGGTGACCCCTGTGACTTCTGCGATCCCTGCGACTTCTGTGACGTTCGTGACTCTTGCGACTTCTTCGAGTCCTTGGAGGTCGTGGAGCCCGTCGTGCCGTCTGCGACCTTGGAGTCCTTCGGGGTTGAGTTCTTGGGGGTGCTCTCCTGTCCCTCGTCCTTCACCGTCTTCTCGTTCGCCTGCGGGGCCGACTTGGGCGATCCCGCGGGGGCGCCCTCGTCCCGGAGGCCTATTCCGTCATTGCACGCCGTCAGCGTGAGAGCG from Streptomyces sp. NBC_00878 harbors:
- a CDS encoding bifunctional uroporphyrinogen-III C-methyltransferase/uroporphyrinogen-III synthase, which gives rise to MSPTTLPAGLELGHVTFLGAGPGDPGLLTLRAVEALANADVLVAEPEVIDVVRTHARRNVTVLDTDTGPSPDTPQLTVVDGSSTTSGVPASKDAANIVMEAARGGRRVVRAVSGDPGLDAYAAEEMLACAAAGVPFEVVPGVAAAVGVPAYAGVPLRDAQGADVRFVDARTASGRCWTEVGASDGTVVVSATLDSVGAAAGELVAAGRKPDTPMTVTVAGTTTRQRTWAATLGTIAQTLKQAKVLPSPEGRRPVIAVVGERSAAAQRDQLSWFESKPLFGWKVLVPRTKEQAASLSDQLRSYGAVPHEVPTIAVEPPRTPQQMERAVKGLVTGRYEWIAFTSVNAVKAVREKFEEYGLDARAFAGIKVAAVGEQTAKALVAFGVKPDLVPSGEQSAAGLLEDWPPYDPVFDPIDRVFLPRADIATETLVAGLIELGWEVDDVTAYRTVRASPPPAETREAIKGGGFDAVLFTSSSTVRNLVGIAGKPHNVTVIACIGPATAKTAEEHGLRVDVMAPEPSVHRLAEALADFGLRRRAAAVEAGDPVTRPSERRPGSRRRRTT
- the hemB gene encoding porphobilinogen synthase, with the protein product MTTYGSFPGSRPRRLRTNPVMRRMVAETRLHPADFILPAFVREGVSEAVPIAAMPGVVQHTRDSLKKAAAEAVAAGISGIMLFGVPEESKKDAVGTPGTDPDGILQVALRDVRAEVGDELLVMSDLCLDETTDHGHCGVLDGQGRVDNDATLERYAEMAQVQADAGAHVVGPSGMMDGQIGVVRDALDQIGREDVAILAYTAKYSSAFYGPFREAVASSLKGDRKTYQQDPANVRESLRELALDLEEGADMVMVKPAGPYLDVLARVADAVDVPVAAYQISGEYSMVEAAAEKGWIDRDRAILETLTGIKRAGARNILTYWAVEVAQKLR
- a CDS encoding DUF4232 domain-containing protein, translating into MSTRTTRTRLLAAAAVTVAALTLTACNDGIGLRDEGAPAGSPKSAPQANEKTVKDEGQESTPKNSTPKDSKVADGTTGSTTSKDSKKSQESRTSQKSQGSQKSQGSPAKLSACTTIRSSATVVSRPLNHLLLTVTNTGTKNCTLPYYPAVRFDEAQSVPPAFKESQPQAVVTLAPGESGYAGVRLSAADGSGSHGYTAKSLTVFLNTSTGTSTNPKLPTEGVYVDSSIAVSYWQQTMADALTW